The Kribbella shirazensis genomic interval TGCCGAGCGGCTCGAACACGGATCGCCGTACCAGCTCGTCGAACGGCAGCCCGGCGCACCGCCGCGCGACCTCACCGAGGATGAACCCGAACGCCAACGGGCTGTACGCCACGGTCCCGATCGGCCAACGGGGGCGCGTGTCCTCGATCCGGCGCAGCGACCGGTCCCAGTCGGTCATCGCGCGGAGCTCACCGACGTACGACCCGGCGCTCGACACCCCGGACCGGTGCCGGAGCACGTGGCGGACCGTGATCTCGCGCTTGCCGTTGTGGGCGAACTCCGGCCAGTACGCCGCGACCGCGTCGTCGAGGTGCAGGCGGCCGGACTCGACGAGCTGGTGGATGACGACGGCGAGGTACGGCTTGCTCGCGGAGAAGAGCCAGAACAATGCGTTCGGTGAGCACTCGAAGGAGCGGTCGACCACGGTCTGCCCGTGCCGGACGACGCACAGCTGAGCGACCGCTCCACGGGCTCCGATCAGCTCGACCGCCTCGCCCAGCCGGTCGGGGTCGAGGCCGGCGTCGCGCGGATCGCACGTGCCACCGAACTCCATGAATTCCACTGTGCCCGCCCAGGCAAACAGTTAGGGTCGGAATTGTGACTGTGCCTCAGGCGGATCCGCGGCCGGACAGCGAGATCGAGCGCGTTCTGGTCGTCGTCGCGCACCCCGACGACATCGACTTCGGCGGCGCCGGCACGGTCGCGCTGTGGACCAAGGCCGGCATCGAGGTGCAGTACTGCATCGTCACCGACGGGCAGGCCGGTGGTTTCGAGCCGCATCGCGATCGCGCCGAGATCCCCGGCGTACGACGGGCCGAACAGACCACCGCCGCGCAGCATGTCGGGGTCCGCGACCTGCATTTCCTCGGGTACCAGGACGGCGCCGTCGAGCCGACCGCGCAACTCGTCCGCGACATCAGCCAGGTGATCCGCACAGTCCGCCCGCAACGGCTGCTCACCCAGTCACCGGAACGCTCGTGGCACCGCCTCCAGGTCTCGCACCCCGACCACATGGCCGCGGCGGAGGCCACGGTCCGCGCGTTCTATCCGGCCGCGGGCAACCCGTACGCGTACCCGGACCTGTCCGAGGAGGCGTGGGACGTCGGCGAACTCTGGATGATGGACCACCCCACCGCGAACCACTACGTCGACATCACCGACACGTTCGACCAGAAGCTGGCCGCGCTGATGTCGCACGTCAGCCAGCACCGCGATCCCGAGGGCCTGCGCGCAGGTATCCGCGCCGCCTTCGCCCAGGTAGCCACCGCCGCCGGCCTCCCGCCCAACCATTACGCGGAAGCCTTCACCGTCGTCCGGGTGTGACCTCGGTCCGGACGGATCACTCTGCCGGGCGCTGCGCCTGTTCGCGCTGCCGGTGGTAGTGCCGGGACACGCGGGCCCGGTTGCCGCATCCGGACGAGCACCATTCGCGCCGCGCCGGACTGCGGTGGAAGTAGAGGACACATCCGGGACCGTGGCACGCGCCGACGCGACGGGGCGCATCGTCGAGCAGATCCCGGCCCTCCAGTCCGATCCGGAGCAGATCGCTCCGGAATCCGTCCGCGTCCAGGCGCCAGCCGCGGGCGAGGACGGTGCCGCCGTTCAGCACGCTCAGTTCGGGCACACATCGCAGTAGGAGCTCGTTGAGGATGTCGGCCGCCCCGGACACCGGCAGGTCGGACACCGCAGCCGGACGGTCGTCGCTCAAGGCGGCGGCGGCCAGACGGCGCAACGCGTCGCGCAGAGCGCGCGCTTCGCTCAGTTCGTCGTCGTGGATGCCGCCGGAACTCTCGAGGCCGCACTGCCGCGCCCAGGTCTGTAACTGATCAACGGTCGACAGTGAGTCGTGGACCCCGTGGCGGTCGGCCCAGACGGTGTTCATCAAACGGATCGGGAGTGGCTCGCCGGGATAGAGGTCAGGCACGTTCACCAGTTCACACCTCTCGTCGGTTCGCCACGTTCTGCGGCGAGGAAGTTGGCCCGTCCGGAGAATTCTAACGGATTCAGACTTGCCATGCATTAGCCTCGACTCCTACAGTCATCTAACAGTTGCGAGGCTCCTAACCATTAGTCGCTCGTGGTGAGTGACGGGACGCCTCGCGAGATTGGACGATCGCGATGAGCAACCCGGCGCTGAAGACAGGACATGTCGCGCTGAACGTGACGGACCTGGGCCGGTCGATCGACTTCTACGAGGCGTTGTTCGACTTCGACGTTCTCGCCCGGGCCGAGGACGAGCGCGCGTGGGCGCTGCTCGGTACCGAGGGAGTGCTGTCCGTCGCGCTGTGGGAACAGAGCGACGGCAGCTTCGCGACCGGTCTCCCCGGTCTGCACCACCTGTCGTTCGAGGTGCCCGACATCGAGGCTGTGCGCGCGGCGGAGACGACCCTCGAGCGGCTCGGCGTGGAGTTCTTCTACGACGGCGTAGTCGCCCATGGGGAAGGCGCGACGTCAGGCGGCGTGTTCTTCCACGACCCCGACGGGGTCCGCCTGGAGATCTATGCGACCACCGGCGTCGACGGAGACAGCGCTCCGGTCAAGGGCGCGCCCACCTGCGGCTTCTTCTGAGCCGTCGTTCACCGTGCCCGGGATCGTCTGCACCGCGGTCCCGGGCCCTTCCCGAAAGGACTCCGATGTTCCATCCCGGAGAGTCGAGTGTGCAGCGCCGAGCCGGCATCGTGGCCGCCGCGCACGGCAGTGCCGCCGTCGACAACGCCATACCGGAGATCGCCGAGCAGTTCCTGCGATCCCAGCATCTGATGGTGATCTCGGCCGAGTACGACGGACAGCTGTGGACGAGCCTGCTGACAGGTGTTCCCGGCTTCATCACCGTGTCCGGCGGTACCGGCGGAGAGACCGGCGTGCGCCTGGGCGCGAACTGGCCGGTGCTGGATCCGCTGGCCGAGGCATTCCGCGATCCGCGCGATGTCGGGATGATCGCGATCGAGCCCGAGACGCGGCGCCGCGTCCGGATCAACGGACGTGCCCACGCCGACGAGCGCGGCCTGTACGTGCAGGCCGACCAGGTCCTCGCCAACTGTCCGAAGTACATCCAGGTACGGCGGATCCAGCGGACGGAACCCATCGCCGCCGTCACCCGCACCGACAGCACCCAGCTGAGCGACGCCCAGGTCGCGTGGATCCGGCAGAGTGACACGTTCTTCGTCGGTACGGGTGCGCGCGGCCTCGGCAACGACGCGTCGCACCGCGGCGGAAGCCCGGGCTTCGTCGACGCCGCGTCCGGTCACTTGAGCTGGCCCGACTACGTCGGCAACTCGATGTACATGACATTCGGCAACCTCGCGCTGGACCCTCGGGTCGGTCTGCTCTTCTGGGACTTCGACAGCGGTGCCACCCTGCACGTCAGCGGGACCGCGACGGTGGACTGGGACGAACGCCGGGCCGCACGGCATCCGGGTGCCCAACGCATGGTGGACGTGACCGTCGAGCGGGTCGTGCAACTCGACGGCCGCGTTCCACTGCGCTGGGAGTTCCTCCGGGCGTCCAAGTTCAACCCGCGGCTCGAACGGAGCCAAGGGTGAACATCGAGGTCGACCGCGAAGTCTGCGAGATTCACGCCCAGTGTGTCTTCGCTGCTCCCGACGTCTTCAGGCTCGACGATGACGACGAACTCGTCTACGAGTCCGCGCCCGACGAGCGTCACGTGGCGGCGGTACGCCACGCCGTCAGCGCCTGCCCGGTCCGGGCCATCCGGCTGTTGGACGACGCGTCGTGAAGACGATCGCTGTTGTCGGTGCCGGCCTGGCCGGGCTGAGCGCGGCACGTGAGCTGCGGACGCTCGGTTGGGGCGGACGACTCGTGGTGGCCGGCGGTGAGAAGCATCTGCCGTACCGTCGGCCGCCGTTGTCCAAGGAGTTCCTGACCGAGCAGGTCGACCTGTCCCTGGTCGACGAGCACGAGGTGGACGCCGAGTGGTGGCGGAACCACTGGGCCACCGAGCTGGATCCAGGTCGTCGCCGGATCCTTTTCCACAGCGGAGCGACGCTGGCGTTCGACGGCGTCATCATCGCCACCGGACTTCGGGCCCGCGCGCTTCCACCACGTCTGCGTCATCCGCTGGTCCACGTACTGCGTACGCTCGACGACGCCGTGCGGCTTCGACGCCGGCTCGCCAGCGGAGACCGCGCCCTGGTCATCGGCGGCGGTTTCATCGGCAGTGAGGTGGCCTCCGCCCTGGCGGCGAAGGGCAAGCACGTCACGCTCGTCGCCCGGCGCGACCTTCCCCTCGAACACGCGCTCGGGACTCCGGTCGCCGCTCAACTGGCGGCCTTGCACCGGCGGCATGGAGTGGATCTGCGTCTGGGGCGGCACGTGACGCAACTGACATCGGCCGGAACTGGGTTGCTTGCTTCGCTCGACAACGGCGACGAGGTAGCGGCGGACTTCGCGATCGCCGCACTGGGCTCCGAGCCGGCCGTCGAGTGGCTGGCCTCGTCGGGCCTCGATGTCGTCGGCGGAGTCCAGCTCGGAGCTGACGGCCTTGCGGCACCCGGCGTCGCCGCCGCTGGTGACGTGGCGCGTTCGCCACACCCGCTGCTGGGCGGCGAACTGGTGCGGGTCGAGCACTATTCCAACGCCGTCGATCAGGGTGTACGGGCGGCGAGAGCCGTACTCGGGCTGGACCCTGGTCCACCACCCTTGCCGTCGTTCTGGACCCAGGTCCACGACTGGCGGCTACAGTCCGTCGGCTTCACCGGCGCGGACCTCGACGTCAACGTGGGCACAGAGGACCGCTCCGGACGCCTCGTCGCCGAGTACCGACGGGAAGGACGGCTGGTCGGAGCCGTCGTCGAAGGCTCACCCCGGCTGCTCCACCACTACCGCAGGGAACTACTACACGAGGAGAACAGATGAACCGCCGCCTGCCCGTACCGCCTTTCGACGAGGAGAGCGCCGCATCTTCGGTCCCCGACGCGAGGGCGAGCCCGACGTCTTCTGATGCGTAATCCGGTTGCCCCGGGGCCTGAACGGCTGGAGGGTGCAGCCATGACGATTTCTCATGGGGTGGCCGGGCAAGGTCCGGATCTGTTGCTGGTGCATGCGGGCGTGGCCGATGCGCGGATGTGGGATCGGCAGGTGGAGGAGCTGAAGAGCAGCCATCGGGTGATCACGCTCGATCTGCGCGGCTTCGGGAAGACGCCGTTGGAGCAGGGCGCGAAGTACTCCGACGCGGGCGACGTCCTCGCCCTGCTCGAGGAGATCGGGGCGCGGGACGTGACAGCGGTCGGGGCGTCGTACGGCGGGTACGTCGTGCAGCAGGTCGCGAGCCGGCGGCCGGAGCTGTTCTCGCGGCTGGTGATGATCTGTGCGCCGACCGACAACGTGCAGCCCGACGACGGGGTCCGCGCGGTCTGGGCCGAGGAGAACAAGCTGATCGAGGCCGGCGACGTCGACGGCGCGACCGACGTCACCGTCCGGCGGTGGATCGGGCCGGAAGCGGACGACGAGGCCCGCGAGCTGCTCCGGGCGATGCAGAAGCAGGCGTACGACGTACAACTGGCCGCCGGGGACGTGGACAACGAGGAATGGCCGGTCGAGCCGGAGAAGATCAGCGCGCCCGTGCGACTGATCACGGGCGCGCATGACTTCGCGTTCTTCACCGACAGCGCGGACTACCTCGCCGAACGGCTGCCGACGCCCGAGCGGGTCCATCTCCCGTGGGCCGGCCACCTGCCGACCCTGGAGCGACCCGCCGAGGCGCTCGGCCTGATCCTCTAGGCCTGATTCTTCAGGCCTGATCGGCCAGCGCGCCCATCGGGTCCCACGCGGGGAGCACGATCGGCTCGTCGTCCAGACGCGCCTGCAGCTCGGCCGGCAGCGCGGACCGGCGGACGGCGATCTCGAACACGTGCTCGCCGAACCACGAGTCGTTCATGGTCCAGAAGCCGCTGTCGGCCTTCTCGTCGCCCCAGCTGTTCTCGACCCGCCAGCGGCGCGGCTTGCCCTCCACCACGTCGACGCCGGTGAACAGCATCGCGTGCGTCATCAGCGTCTCGTGGTGCACCAGCCGCTCGGCCTTGTCCAGCGTGAACTCGGTGTCGTAGACGGAGCCGTAGTCGTACAGCTTCGCGTCCCAGAAACCGAGGTCGGAGTTCATCTGCTTGCCGACGTCGCAGCCGAACCAGACCGGCTCGCCGCCGACGATCGCGTCCTGGGTGAGCTGCTTCATCAGCTCGATGTCGACGTTCAGGTACACCACCGGCGGGGCGTCGATGACGTTGCCGAGGAAGTCGACAGTGAAGGTCTTGCCGACCGGGCTGGTCGATCGCGGGTCGTGCACGAGACAGACGTACTCGTCGACCGGCAGCTGCACGTAGGCCGCAGCGAACTCGGCCGGCGTGGTCCAGCCGTCGCGGTGGAAGCCCTTGTCGCTGTCCTTCCACTGCCACAGGAACTTCTGCGGCGGCGTGCCGAGGTGGATGCTCAGCACCCGGTGGATGGTGGTCAGGATCTCGCGCTTGCGGTCGCGGCGCGCCTCGTCGCCCTCCAGCGCCCGCAGGTCGCGCGCGCCCTGACGGAGCAGCTTGCGGAGGACGTCGTTCATCTGCGCGGTCGCCGACGAGCTCTCGGTCTCCGGCATCGCGGACTTCGGCACCAGGCCGTGCTTGCGGACCAGCGCGACGAACATGTTCCACTGGCCGCCGTCACCGATCGGGTCGGACAGCAGATGCGCGACGGTCCGGTCGTCGGCGTCCCGGTCCGCGGTCTCGAGGATCGCCTCGAGGAAGAAGTTCGAGCGCTCGAACTTGTCCCAGAACAGCAGGTAGTTCTGGGAGAACTCGAAGTCCTTGACGCCGAGCTTCTCGGCCGCGCCCACGCGGAGCAGATTCAGCCCGGCGAACAGCCAGCACCGGCCGCTCTTCTTCTGGTTGGTCACCTTCCAGTCGTCCAGCAGATGGGACACCGAATGGTCCATCGACGTGACGACTTGGCGATCCAGGGCAAGGCTGTTGACCGGCGTCTGCGTGACGGCGTTCTGCATCACCCGGTACTGCGGGTTCGACGCGAACTCCTTCTCGAAGAGCGCGAGCTGATCGGCTGTGAGATTCCGCTCCATAAGAGTCGACGGTATAACAGCCGCCCAACGCGGACGCGCCGAACGGAGTGGCGAATCGATGCCGTTGCGCGTGAGTGTCATCGGCTACACACTCACAGCCTCTGGCAAGGCGGTCCCGGTCTCACACTCTGGGCTGCCGGGTAGACGTTTCACAGCCACCCGCCCGG includes:
- a CDS encoding FAD-dependent oxidoreductase; the encoded protein is MKTIAVVGAGLAGLSAARELRTLGWGGRLVVAGGEKHLPYRRPPLSKEFLTEQVDLSLVDEHEVDAEWWRNHWATELDPGRRRILFHSGATLAFDGVIIATGLRARALPPRLRHPLVHVLRTLDDAVRLRRRLASGDRALVIGGGFIGSEVASALAAKGKHVTLVARRDLPLEHALGTPVAAQLAALHRRHGVDLRLGRHVTQLTSAGTGLLASLDNGDEVAADFAIAALGSEPAVEWLASSGLDVVGGVQLGADGLAAPGVAAAGDVARSPHPLLGGELVRVEHYSNAVDQGVRAARAVLGLDPGPPPLPSFWTQVHDWRLQSVGFTGADLDVNVGTEDRSGRLVAEYRREGRLVGAVVEGSPRLLHHYRRELLHEENR
- a CDS encoding VOC family protein; translation: MSNPALKTGHVALNVTDLGRSIDFYEALFDFDVLARAEDERAWALLGTEGVLSVALWEQSDGSFATGLPGLHHLSFEVPDIEAVRAAETTLERLGVEFFYDGVVAHGEGATSGGVFFHDPDGVRLEIYATTGVDGDSAPVKGAPTCGFF
- a CDS encoding aminopeptidase C, with product MERNLTADQLALFEKEFASNPQYRVMQNAVTQTPVNSLALDRQVVTSMDHSVSHLLDDWKVTNQKKSGRCWLFAGLNLLRVGAAEKLGVKDFEFSQNYLLFWDKFERSNFFLEAILETADRDADDRTVAHLLSDPIGDGGQWNMFVALVRKHGLVPKSAMPETESSSATAQMNDVLRKLLRQGARDLRALEGDEARRDRKREILTTIHRVLSIHLGTPPQKFLWQWKDSDKGFHRDGWTTPAEFAAAYVQLPVDEYVCLVHDPRSTSPVGKTFTVDFLGNVIDAPPVVYLNVDIELMKQLTQDAIVGGEPVWFGCDVGKQMNSDLGFWDAKLYDYGSVYDTEFTLDKAERLVHHETLMTHAMLFTGVDVVEGKPRRWRVENSWGDEKADSGFWTMNDSWFGEHVFEIAVRRSALPAELQARLDDEPIVLPAWDPMGALADQA
- a CDS encoding alpha/beta fold hydrolase — translated: MTISHGVAGQGPDLLLVHAGVADARMWDRQVEELKSSHRVITLDLRGFGKTPLEQGAKYSDAGDVLALLEEIGARDVTAVGASYGGYVVQQVASRRPELFSRLVMICAPTDNVQPDDGVRAVWAEENKLIEAGDVDGATDVTVRRWIGPEADDEARELLRAMQKQAYDVQLAAGDVDNEEWPVEPEKISAPVRLITGAHDFAFFTDSADYLAERLPTPERVHLPWAGHLPTLERPAEALGLIL
- a CDS encoding serine hydrolase domain-containing protein yields the protein MEFGGTCDPRDAGLDPDRLGEAVELIGARGAVAQLCVVRHGQTVVDRSFECSPNALFWLFSASKPYLAVVIHQLVESGRLHLDDAVAAYWPEFAHNGKREITVRHVLRHRSGVSSAGSYVGELRAMTDWDRSLRRIEDTRPRWPIGTVAYSPLAFGFILGEVARRCAGLPFDELVRRSVFEPLGTEDTYLGLPDDLWGRHVPIRAVGPVGPFIQSVLNNRRTREAVVPAAGISTTAREVAWFYQALLDGRLLRPESLAVAVEPTSEGEYDPVARAPVRWSQGFQLGGPRWMEGTVSSLGSLSSPRAFGHNGSNCCVGWADPDRQIAYAYLTNRVGRPKSDLAHHAAVADKVLEAAG
- a CDS encoding ferredoxin codes for the protein MNIEVDREVCEIHAQCVFAAPDVFRLDDDDELVYESAPDERHVAAVRHAVSACPVRAIRLLDDAS
- a CDS encoding PIG-L deacetylase family protein, whose protein sequence is MTVPQADPRPDSEIERVLVVVAHPDDIDFGGAGTVALWTKAGIEVQYCIVTDGQAGGFEPHRDRAEIPGVRRAEQTTAAQHVGVRDLHFLGYQDGAVEPTAQLVRDISQVIRTVRPQRLLTQSPERSWHRLQVSHPDHMAAAEATVRAFYPAAGNPYAYPDLSEEAWDVGELWMMDHPTANHYVDITDTFDQKLAALMSHVSQHRDPEGLRAGIRAAFAQVATAAGLPPNHYAEAFTVVRV
- a CDS encoding ABATE domain-containing protein, whose protein sequence is MNVPDLYPGEPLPIRLMNTVWADRHGVHDSLSTVDQLQTWARQCGLESSGGIHDDELSEARALRDALRRLAAAALSDDRPAAVSDLPVSGAADILNELLLRCVPELSVLNGGTVLARGWRLDADGFRSDLLRIGLEGRDLLDDAPRRVGACHGPGCVLYFHRSPARREWCSSGCGNRARVSRHYHRQREQAQRPAE
- a CDS encoding pyridoxamine 5'-phosphate oxidase family protein; protein product: MFHPGESSVQRRAGIVAAAHGSAAVDNAIPEIAEQFLRSQHLMVISAEYDGQLWTSLLTGVPGFITVSGGTGGETGVRLGANWPVLDPLAEAFRDPRDVGMIAIEPETRRRVRINGRAHADERGLYVQADQVLANCPKYIQVRRIQRTEPIAAVTRTDSTQLSDAQVAWIRQSDTFFVGTGARGLGNDASHRGGSPGFVDAASGHLSWPDYVGNSMYMTFGNLALDPRVGLLFWDFDSGATLHVSGTATVDWDERRAARHPGAQRMVDVTVERVVQLDGRVPLRWEFLRASKFNPRLERSQG